GCTCCAGAGGTTGCGCAGGTTCATTTTCATGCTCTCGGCCTTGGCCTCGGGCCAAAAGAAACCGGCGCGTTCCAGCGTGTCCTCGTAGTGATCGGCGAGCTTTTCAATTTCGACCTGTTCGGCCCATGCGCCATCGCGCGCCATATCGACGCGGGTCGCGACCACCTCGGCACTTGCGCGGCGCCATTCGTATCCCACCAGCAGAACACATTGCGCCAGATTGAGACTGGGAAAATCGGGGTTCACCGGCACCGAGATAATCGCATTGGCCCGCGCGATATCCTCGTTTTCCATGCCCGCGCGTTCGGGGCCGAACATCACCGCAACCTTGCCGCCAGCGGCGATTTTCGCCGCCGCCTCCGCCATTGCCGCCTCGGGCGACAGCACCGGTTTGGTCAGCCCGCGCGGGCGCGCGGTGGTGGCATAAACATAGGTGCAATCGGCCAATGCGGCGGGCGTGTCGGCGCTGATCACCGCCGCGTCCAGCAACCGGCCCGCGCCACTGGCCATCGCTGTGGCATTGGGGTTGGGCCAGCCGTCACGCGGGGCAACGATGCGCATCCGGTCAAGCCCGAAATTCCACATGGCACGGGCTGCCGCGCCGATGTTTTCGCCCATTTGCGGGCGGATCAGCACGAATGTGGGTTGGGCGGTTTCGGTCGGCATTTTTTGTCCTTCGGGGGCGTGGCCCGTGTTACGCTTGCACATCCGACAACGCAAGGAGACGAGGATGGCTTACGACGACGGGCTTGCGGCACTGATGCGCGACGATCTGGCACACACGCCCGGCATCAGCGAAAAGAAGATGTTTGGCGGTCTGTGTTTTCTGCTCAATGGCCATATGGTTTGCGGTGTCCACAAAGGTGGCGGAATGTTCCGCGTCGGTAAACCCGCAGAACCCGATGCCCTCAACATCGAGGGCTGCGCGCCGCTTTCCTTTACCGGACGGCCGATGGGCGGGATGGTTGATGCCAGCGAAGACCTGATCGGCGATGACGCCCGCCGCGCCGCTTTGATGGCGCTCGCGCTTGCCCATGCTGGGTCGTTGCCTCCCAAGTAGCCAAGCGCGGGGAATGTCGCTAGAACGGCGCGACTCTCACTAGCGGAAACACGCATATGTCCGACGAAACCCCCGAACTGCCACAGATCTATCTGATCACACCGGCCGAATTCGAGCTCTCCAGCTTTCCCGACCGGCTGGCAGCCTGTCTTGACAGCACCGATGTGGCCTGCGTGCGCCTGTCGCTGGCCACTCGCGACGAAGACCGCATCGCAAAGGCCGCCGATGCCCTGCGCGCCGTCACGCACGCCCGCGACATTGCGCTGGTGATCGAAAGCCATATCCTGATGGTCGAACGGCTGGGCCTTGACGGGGTGCATCTGATTGATCACGCCCGTT
This portion of the Octadecabacter sp. SW4 genome encodes:
- a CDS encoding RNA methyltransferase yields the protein MPTETAQPTFVLIRPQMGENIGAAARAMWNFGLDRMRIVAPRDGWPNPNATAMASGAGRLLDAAVISADTPAALADCTYVYATTARPRGLTKPVLSPEAAMAEAAAKIAAGGKVAVMFGPERAGMENEDIARANAIISVPVNPDFPSLNLAQCVLLVGYEWRRASAEVVATRVDMARDGAWAEQVEIEKLADHYEDTLERAGFFWPEAKAESMKMNLRNLWSRMPLSRADVQMLHGVMRQMVRWKDRD
- a CDS encoding TfoX/Sxy family protein, coding for MAYDDGLAALMRDDLAHTPGISEKKMFGGLCFLLNGHMVCGVHKGGGMFRVGKPAEPDALNIEGCAPLSFTGRPMGGMVDASEDLIGDDARRAALMALALAHAGSLPPK